The following are encoded together in the Pygocentrus nattereri isolate fPygNat1 chromosome 15, fPygNat1.pri, whole genome shotgun sequence genome:
- the LOC119265236 gene encoding uncharacterized protein LOC119265236, with protein MCSSVVAQVQASGIPEGTVQCLVGSMEELVNDIHAQAKEAVIKCLSVDLPKQALDKVEDCFDQLENPFSFMNTETKRQRYFEQKWNIVEPVEPILGVRFDVRKNKTGTYSQVPVNDTFTYVPILGTLKSMFSNKELCQSFQQVKLQEEGIYKDINDGSYFKKHCLFSKQEHAFQIQLYYDDFETANPLGSKKGIHKLGCIYFILRNLPPKLNSVLMNIHLVTLFHSEDLKKYGFDPILKPLVDDLRILETEGVQVPFSTAPLKGSVIQVTGDNLALHGIFGFVESFSAAYSCRFCLTDKTELQSVFCEDHTGLVFRTKELHSEHCNTLLQNPSVASTFGVKRTCLLNSLQFFHVSDNYAVDIMHDLLEGVAQYESKHVENG; from the exons ATGTGTAGCTCTGTTGTTGCTCAGGTGCAAGCATCTGGAATTCCTGAAGGCACGGTACAATGTTTGGTTGGTTCAATGGAGGAGCTTGTAAATGACATCCATGCACAAGCAAAGGAAGCTGTGATAAAATGCCTTTCTGTTGATTTACCTAAACAAGCGCTGGATAAAGTTGAGGATTGTTTTGATCAGCTTGAAAATCCATTCTCATTCATGAACACTGAAACTAAGAGACAGAGGTACTTTGAGCAAAAGTGGAATATAGTTGAACCTGTAGAGCCTATTCTTGGTGTCCGTTTTGATGTACGTAAAAACAAAACTGGTACTTACAGCCAGGTTCCAGTCAATGATACATTCACATATGTACCTATATTAGGAACTCTGAAGTCAATGTTTAGTAACAAGGAGCTGTGTCAAAGTTTTCAGCAAGTAAAACTGCAAGAAGAGGGTATCTATAAAGACATCAATGATGGGTCatactttaaaaaacattgtttgtTTTCAAAGCAAGAACATGCTTTTCAGATCCAGCTGTATTACGATGACTTTGAAACGGCTAATCCATTAGGCTCGAAGAAGGGCATACACAAACTTGGCtgcatatatttcattttaagaaaTTTGCCACCTAAGCTTAATTCTGTGCTGATGAATATTCACCTTGTTACCCTCTTTCACTCAGAAGACTTGAAGAAATATGGGTTTGATCCAATTCTAAAGCCACTTGTTGATGATTTGAGAATTTTGGAGACTGAAGGAGTCCAGGTGCCTTTTTCAACTGCACCACTGAAAGGATCTGTTATTCAGGTTACTGGTGACAATTTGGCATTACATGGAATATTTGGTTTTGTTGAGTCTTTCAGTGCAGCTTATTCCTGCCGGTTTTGTTTAACTGATAAGACAGAATTGCAGTCAGTCTTCTGCGAAGATCATACAGGGTTGGTTTTTCGCACAAAAGAACTTCATTCAGAACATTGTAATACCCTTCTACAAAATCCATCTGTAGCATCAACCTTTGGTGTCAAAAGAACTTGTTTGCTCAATTCATtgcagttttttcatgtatctgatAACTATGCTGTAGATATAATGCATGATTTACTAGAAGGAGTTGCACAGTATGAGT ccaaGCATGTTGAAAATGGATGA